One Rhinolophus ferrumequinum isolate MPI-CBG mRhiFer1 chromosome 10, mRhiFer1_v1.p, whole genome shotgun sequence genomic window, GGTCAATGAAATCACTGTCCCTGGAGGTAGGACCCACCCCCTCATCAGTGTGTTTttaagcttcccaggtgattccaacatacaggtctgacagttaagtttgtcaACTTGTTGccgtgatgttgctaaccttttgttgatatcagagggattgttcattatgaatttgtaccaactggacaaacagttaaccaaggttaccatttggaagtgctgaacaggctgcgtgaaaaagttagacggcctgaacttttcaccagcaattcatggctcttgcatcacgacaatgcaccagctcacacggcactgtctgtgagggagtttttagccagtaaacaaataactgtattggaacaccctccctactcacctgatctggcccccaatgacttctttctttacctgaagacaaaggaaatattgaaaggaagacattttgatgatattcaggacatcaagtgtaatacgacgacagccctgatggccattacagaaaaagagttccaaaattgctttgaaggatggactgggtgctggcgtcggtgcatagcttcccaaggggaatacttcgaaggtgaccatagtgtattcagcaatgaggtgtgtagtgctttttctcggatgagttcgcgaacttaattgtcagacctcgtacagaCAAGATTGGAAACTTCCTTAACCCTTGGCCCCTGTTACAGGCCTCACTTCATTAAAATCTgtccaatgaatgaatgaaatgaatgaatgaatttcggAGCCTCACAAAGTCTTCTGTCCCTTTCCAGGGTCTCAGGCAGGAGCCGTGCTACCCAGTCCCACCCTACAGCCTCTGTAGAATTAAGGAGGGATTTTGAAATTCTCCTTCATTTTCCTGGTAGtcgttttcatttcattttttacatcTTGATATTTAATGTCTCTCAATAAGACAGTctagaaatagaaactatttttcaaatacaaatccTTTCCCAACTCCTTTGAAATGTCACCTTTGTCATAAAATGGCACACTCAcgtcattcaacacatatttctGGCACACCTGCTACGTGCCAAGCACTGCTAGATGCTGGGGACACGTCCCTGCCCGCCCAGAGGCTGCAGTCTCCAGGAAGACAGACAGTAACACCCGCACAAACCAACACGGAATTTCAAAAATGTGTGGTCAGCATGTTGAGAGAAAAGCATGGGATGCAGGAAATAACAGGAAGGACCGAATTTAAGTGAGGGGTATGGGAAGTGCTCTCTGAAAAAGGGCAGTTGTGCTGTGTATCCATCTGTGCCTGCCTCGTGATCACCCCCGCGGTCAGCAGGGCAGCTTTGTGAAGACCATGCCCCTATCTGTCCTGCCCCCGTCCTACCTCCTGGTTCAGTAATGGGCTCCTCTGTGGCCCTGCCTCAGGGTggccagctctggagctcagtcAGCTggcccagctcctcctccagctcccaggCGAGCATCCTAAGTTCCTCCGCGGTCTCTGCCCTCGCCCGTTCCTCCAGGTGTGTCCAGTTCCGCAGGAAGCTATTCACATCTTGCACAAGTAAGAAGCTCACCCCAGCAGCTCCCACCAGCCGGGCACTGGTGGTCATGGTCAGAGTTGGGCCTTCAACAGCTCTCTGCACCCCTCTGGCTCTCCAGAAGGGCACGGGGCCTATGGTCACAAAATTCCTGACCATCGCCATGAAGCCAGAGTTGGCTTGGGCCATCCTGTAGGCACGAAGTTGCCTGATTCTCCTGACACATCAACACCCTGAACACAAACCCTAGCAACTCTGACCTCAGGCAAGTTTGTTCCTCCAACAGTGTTGCTGGAAGAGCCACCAGTCTGCCAGCTCTCTCTCTTGCTGCCGAATTGCTTCTATTTTCCAAGACATTCGTCAAAATGTTGGTGACAGCAGCCGCtgcccccaggcccagctgctAAGAGCATCAGACTCCCTCTTCCCGTCACAGGTGCCAGGGCGAAACCCACAACGGTCATGACCGCAGACACAGCACCTGAGCCGTTGGCGACCAGGCTGGCCCTGTGAGCAGCTTGTGGGTTTTGTCAGCGTGGTCTGCGATGGTGTTAAGTTCTTTGATAATCTTTTTCAGCTTGTActtatagaagagaaaatataagagaaatagTTCATCCTTGGACAGATTTTCTTCCAGCACGAACTCTTTCTCACATTTCATCAGCTCTTCAAACAGGATGTTGTCCAGCCTCAGACCGGGAAAGTCTACATCACGTGATCACTGTTGCACCTCTGGGGCAGGCTCACCTGTGAGGCTAAAACCTTCTAGGTCATCTGAGTTCTTGAACACATTCAGGGGACAGGGCCCTGGGAATGGAGGTACAAGTGGGGAGCAGCATGACAGAGGGTCGCTTGCCGGGCCTGCACCCCTAGGTAGCCGTGTGTTCATGGCCGGAGCGCAGCAAATGCAACCCCACTGCTCGTCAGACTGGCTTACCAGTCCACGCACTGTCTGTGGATACCGAAATGATGGATAAAACCCAACTGAAAAGCATTACTGACTTTTGTCACCCAATCTTTTCTCAGCAAATATATACCTTATACATAATTTGTACGTATGTAACGGATTGTGAGCAATTCTATTTTGGGAGATAGAGTACTACGAGCCTCGTGAGAACACGCCTCAGTTTTCATGTTTAAAGGGGAATCTGGAAACGGTGTTTGCTTctggggaagggagctggagaGCTGGGGGAGAAGGTTTCAGGGAGACATACTGTTTACTGTTTGCCCCTTTGTTCCTAAGTTTTGTATCATGTGCATGTGTTagactcccccccacacacacacacaaaattaataaaataagctaTACTTCTAAAGAAAAAGGCGGGGGGCCTCCAATGAGACACCCAAATATCATCTCTCTGATAAGGGAGGATTCGTTGTTTGTTGTTTAGTTTGACAGTGTTGTGTATTTTGGAAACTGAAAGTAGATTTCTAACAAAAGGGTGGTCAGGCTTAGAAACAACAGGTTCTactctgttcatttttaacaGGCAAGTAGGAGAAATGTATAGTCTTGAGAAAAggtgacaaagaagaaaaaatgcacAACTGAGAAAATTCTCTCCATTAACTCAAGTTTTCCAtgtattttggaggaaaaaaacaccattatttaattttcttgtggAATCGATTTGGTCCCACTCCTGGAACACCAGAGTTCTACCGGGTCTTTGTTCGAGAATCACTGTTTTAAGTAAATTTGTCTTACAGGGTCTGGGGTTTCCGAAGTCGACACCATTGGATTGTGTGGGTGCTGCGGTCAACTTCCTACAGCACGAAACAGGGTCTGACTTGTATGGCCTTTGTGCCTGGCTTCCAAACAGCACCCACAATGAACTGGGCGTGGGTTTAAGGGTATTGGACAGGGGGGCTCGTAGGAAAACTCTATTGACACCAAGCTACCCCGAGGCCTCAAAGGAGCTGTTGACAACAGCTTTGGAGTCTTCTGTTCTCTGGGCAAAGCCAGGAGCAGCCTCGGGTCGACCAGCCAACTGACCCCACCCAAGGGAAGCAGGAGGGGCCTTCTGACATCCTTCCCTGTCGTCAAGTCACTCTTAAAAACAGGCTTAGTCAGAGTTTTCTTTGGGACATCTCCGTACACCTTGGAGTTCAGCCTCCCTCCAACCTAAATCTTAGAGCTGTAGGACGTTAGGCCTGGAAGGTTCACCAAGGTCATCCAGTACATAGAGGGCAAAGGGGTGCCAACCCCCCTGCCATTGTTGGGAAAGGTGTCTAGAGCATTGTCGCAAGAAGAGTTGAGAGGGTGCATCTTTCAGAAAGAATGTTGCAGTTGACCTCATGCTTTCTGTAGGGCCGGCACAGAAGATGCGGGAGTCTGCCACATTGTCACCATGAGTCCTGCCCcctttcacagaggagaaagctgGCCCCAAGGGCCACGTGACTTACCCTAGATTACAATCCAGTTAGTGATGGAATTCGGGAGAGAACCTAGGATGCCAGCTTCCCAGAAGCCTCTAGTCGACCTCACCCCCCAAGCAAGGAAGCACCATCTCTTTGCCTTCAGCAAAGGAGGGAAGGTCAGCCCGTGCACAGGCACGCGGGAAGGGACCTGACTCAGTCCCAGTTCATCAGCCAGCAGCAACTGTGAAGGATGTTGTTTTGCACTGTCTCGGGATTAACGGGAGCTGTGGGGCGGGATCTAAGGAGGGAAGAAGGCCGGGTCACAGTGAAGGGATGGCTGGGCCCAGGACATGGGCACAGAGAATGGCTTGCTCCTGACCGGAAAGGGCAGGAAACTCCGATTGGCATGACTTCTGCAGATTTTATCATTTAAGAGTTTGGGGTAGCACTGAAACTCATTTTACGGAAACTTCTAGATACTTTGGCAAGAGTAAGTACAGCTTCTGTCGAGCAGCAGACTCTATTACGAGTAGACTGCCTCAGCTGAGCTCCGTGGGCGAGCCTGGGACGGCCAGGCGAAGGTGGTGGAAAGCCACGTCCCAGAGGTGGCATCTCAAGGCAAAACGTGGAAGAATATGATCTTGATTTCTCCAAAGTATTGTAATGTGATGTAGGGCCAAGGAAACATTCTGGAAGGAGCTACAGCAAACATGCTACTTTCACAATAAAAACcaatcaaataaaaacaacttaATAATGAAGCATcttcatttctcattcttttctcatGATAAAATCTCCAACGTGTACAGTAAGGCATGCAGTGCATGGTACACTGCCGAGCACATAGAAAGACAAGCAAAGTCAGGCAAATTAATGTcgttaaatattaatattgtcatcttttaaaaatttacatgtgACGAGTTTTTCTGACCTGTTATTTTGGCCATTTgcgttatttttatttcaggataTCTGTTGTAGGCAGAAAATTATTCAAATCTGATTTTTACCCTATTTGATACTCTTTACGTATGGATGCtcttaatattaattattattatttattgatatcATTGTTCCACTTTGATTTGAGTCACATTATCTTAGGAATTccgctttttatttctttgctctctttttaTATTCTACGCAGACTGGCATCATGAATAGGTGACATGGTGAGTGGTTTAGAGCGGTGCCCGGCATAGTTCCTCGAAGGTAGAAACGTCTTTGCTTTCTTATCTATACTGTAGCTGGTAAGTGACAGGTACTGGGGACACATTAGAATAGGGCTCATAGTTCCTGACACTAAGTTCTTTATGTTTAAAATCATGGCTGACTGTCTCCCCTAGCTGGCCTGGAATACATCTTGGGGAGATGACTCTACTTCATTTTGCAGGCGGGGTTAAGGGGTGAGTGACGGGACTAAGGCACAACAAAGCAGAGTGAAACGGgatgttggggtggggagacccGGCACATGCGCAGTAGTGCTGGATCTCCATGAGATGGGTTCTTCGCTTCCTTCCGGTTTTAGTAAATACTCTCGGAGCCTTTTGTGATTTATACCTAGGATTAGAGGTAAAATAGAACGCTGACTTGTGTGTTATCACTTCACTAATCATCATGTTTCACATTCCATCACATTTCTGGAGTTAAGAATGTATCTTCTGTTGAGAAAGCTCAGAATATCACACTCtctgggaagaagaaagaaccaTCCTTCTTGCCTCGCTTTGCCTCACTGTTCCCAAAGACAGCATCCTACTCATCTGATTGGTTTAGACGCCCCGACACTGAGGGGACACATCGAGTACAGGCTGGTCACCCTCTGTCCAAGGATTGCACACAAATGCATGTAgtcccctcctctctctgtgtcctctctcCTCACGTGAGAAGCGATGAACTGGCCTGAGCTCGTCCATCTTGCCCCCTCATCTGTCCTCAGTTGGACACTCTCGTGTATCTGCTGGAGGCCAGAGTGCTCCTgagatttgggttttgtttagagggagggagaggctcTCTTAGATTAAACCACATTATTAAATCCATTTTGCCAGAGGACTCTGCTCTGGAGATCCAGGCTCAAGCCAGGAAAGGGAGAGACACTGCCCTGCTTTTCTGTTGCATTGTCTCTTGTGCTAATGTCTCCGTCAAAGACCACTGAGTGTGGCTGGACCAAGGCCAAGTTCAGGTAATATGAGCATCCTGATAGTACGAACAGATGATGAACTCCTAACTGACCACAAAGCCTGAGAGTGGCAGGGCCCAGAGGTTGTACCACAAATGTTGTATCTTGATCTGAATAGATGTTCTGATGTGGGGTTCACAAAATGTGGTTGCTGTAGCCGAGGGACCCAGGATGAGATACCTCTAATTGTAGGAGGAGTGTGAACAGGGTCTCCCGGGAAATAGGGCAGGGGTGGGACTTAAGACCCTCCCCTTCACTTTAGGAACTGGGATCACCCACATTCAGGGCCCTGAGTCACTTCCCAATCTCCAGTGTCACCCATTGTAGGTCGAGACAGTGCATGGTGGTCAAAAGAATTTGCCAAGGAAAGAGGAGGGTTACCTGAGTTGGTTCCAGCTGGTGCTGTGATCATGGTGCCTCTGGGGGCTCGTTGGCTCTTCTGTCTCTACAGGTGACAATGGCTCCTGGGCCAGAAGAGGTGCAGCTTcacctcctaaaaaaaaaaaaaaaaagaacagaccCCCACAGTCATTCAAAGAGGCAGTGGCTTCATCTAGAGCTGAGACGTAGAGACTCAGACCTGGGAATTCGTTATCCTGTGTAACCCGCGGGA contains:
- the APOL5 gene encoding LOW QUALITY PROTEIN: apolipoprotein L5 (The sequence of the model RefSeq protein was modified relative to this genomic sequence to represent the inferred CDS: inserted 5 bases in 4 codons), with the translated sequence RDVDFPGLRLDNILFEELMKCEKEFVLEENLSKDELFLLYFLFYKYKLKKIIKELNTIADHADKTHKLLTXASLVANGSGAVSAVMTVVGFALAPVTGRGSLMLLAAXGLGAAAAVTNILTNVLENRSNSAARERAGRLXGSSSNTVGGTNLPEVRVARVCVQGVXCVRRIRQLRAYRMAQANSGFMAMVRNFVTIGPVPFWRARGVQRAVEGPTLTMTTSARLVGAAGVSFLLVQDVNSFLRNWTHLEERARAETAEELRMLAWELEEELGQLTELQSWPP